AAACGGCTCGCCGACTTCGCTCCTGCTCCACGCTGGCCCGATCCGGCACGGTGAAGCGCGGTACTTCGGGAGGGCGATCACCGGCGCTGCTGCAACGCCGGCATCAGCCGATCAAGTGACCGGTCAAAGGCCGGCGCGCCGCGGCGGTTTCGGCGTGACTTGGCTTCGCGATCAGCTGGAACTGCAGTTGGGCGCTCCGGCTCAGCACCTCCAGCTCTCGGGCCTGCTGTGACAGGCCGAGCAGGTTCGCGCGAATGCGATGCACGATCGCAAGATGCTCCCGAGACAGTGCCAGCGTTGCTTCTGCGTACCGGGAGTCGCCCCCGGCCTCGCGCAGACGCAAGACACGCTGCTCGCACACCGCCGCCCGGCCCTCGGCCGCGATGACAATGGCATCCAGTGTGCCGTCACGCTCTCCTACCTCGCTGCCGTCGAGCATACAACCGTGCCTTTCTACGGCTTGAAGTTGTCGGGCGAGTATAGGTAGTCTGCCGGCCTGATCAAAGCGCGTGGATGCAAGGAACGGGGGTGATTCCCCGCCACTTGCGCGCCGGCCGCCCGCCCACGACGGCGCGCAAGGCGCGCCCAGGATGAGCGCCGCCACGGAGAAGTTGCGATGGCCGGCACCGGACGCCAGCGGCGCGGACGCCGGCACCGAAAGCGCTTGACCGGCATCAGCACTTTCGCCACAGGCCAGGCCGGCCGCTTCTTCTTGCTGCGAGGCGCTGGCTAGAATGCGGCCCGCACATCAGCACCGCTGATGGCACTTGCTGGGGGTGCTGGCCTGGTCGGGCCGGCTGAGAAAAACCCTTTGAACCTGATTGAGCCCGCCGGAACGTTCACCTGGCAGGCCCGAGGTAATCCTCGCGCAGGGAAGCTGTTGGCATCCACGGCCCGCATCAGTCGCCGCCGTGGCCGACCTCTCCCCTGCCATCGAACAAGGACTGCACGATGGCAAACCACCACCCGTACTCACTGCGCCTGACGCCCGTGGCGCTGGCCTGCCTGCTGGCCCCGGCGGCGATGGCGCAAGCCTCCGGCCCGGCCGAACTGCCCGAGGTCACCGTGCGCGGGCAGGCACCGACCTCACGGGCCGCGGTGTCCGGCTTCGGCGACCTGCCCCTGGCGAAGTCGCCCTTCCAGGCCCGTGTGGTGCCGCTGGACGACTTGAAGGATCGCGGGCTGACCCGCCTGTCCGACCTGACGCTGCTGGACGCCAGCGTCAGCGACTCCTACAACTCGCAGGGCTACTGGGACTACCTCAGCGTGCGGGGCTTCACGCTGGACAACAAGTACAACTACCGCCGCGACGGGCTGCCGATCAGCGCCGAAACCTCGATCCCGCTGGACAACAAGGCCTCGGTGGAACTGCTCAAGGGCACCAGCGGCATCCAGGCCGGCACCAGCGCACCGGGCGGACTGGTGAACCATGTCGTGAAGCGTCCGCAGGGCCGGGTGCGCAGCCTCGAGATCGGCTACGAGAGCCCCGGCACCTTCGGCCTGGCAGCCGATGTGGGCGAGCGCTTCGGCAGCGAACAGCGCTTCGGCCTGCGCATCAACGCGGCCTACCAGCACCTCGACCCGCACCTGCGGGACGCCGAGGGCCATCGCCGCCTGCTCGCCGTCGCCGGCGACTGGCAGCTCACCCCCGACACCGTGCTGGAGGCCGAAGTGGAGCTCAGCAAGCGCAGCCAGCCGAGCCAGCCCGGCTTCAGCCTGCTGGGCGACCGGCTGCCGCGCCCGGTCAACCCGCGCATCAACCTCAACAACCAGTCGTGGACACAGCCGGTGGTGATGGAAGGCGCGACCGGATCGCTGCGCCTGCAGCACCGCCTCAATGCCGACTGGAAGCTGACTGCGCACTATGGCTTCCAGCACCTGGAAACCGACGACCGGCTGGCCTTTCCCTACGGCGTGTACGACGCGGACTACAACTGCAACCCCTGCGACCGATATGCCGAAGACGGCAGCTTCACCGTGTGGGAGTTCGTCAGCGACAACGAGCGCCGCCGCACCCGGTCGGCCAACGTGTTCGCCGATGGCCGCTTCAGCACCGGGCCGCTGCGCCACACGGCGCGGGCCGGCGTGCTGGTCTCGCGGCACAAGGTGCGCGGGCCGGTACAGGTCAACGACATCGCCGGGACCGGCACCGTCGATGGCCGCACCCAAGTCCCGCGCTCCGCGGGAGGGCCGGACCAGTTCACCGACCGCACCGAGCGATCCACCGAGTTCTACCTGAACGACGCCATCGAGCTGGCGCCCCGCTGGACCGCCTGGCTGGGCCTGCGGCACACGCGACTGGACCGCGAAAGCGTCCGCACCGACGGCTCCCGGCCCACGGATTACGACCAGTCCTTCACCACGCCGTGGGCCGCGCTGAGCTATGAGTTCGCGCCTCAGCACCACGCCTATGCCAGCTGGGGCCGTGGCGTCGAGTCGGAAGTGACGCCCAACCGCAGCGACCGGTACACCAACGCCGGCGAAGCCCTGAAGCCCCTGAAGAGCCGACAGGTGGAGCTCGGTGTGAAGGCCAATGCGGGTCGCATCGACTGGGGCGTCAGCCTGTTCGACATTGACCGCCCGATCGCCGGCTGCAGCGCCGACAGCCCGTGCACCTGGCGCTTCGACGGCACGGCGCGCCACCGCGGGCTGGAAGGCAACTTCGGCATGCAATGGGAGCGCTGGCGCTTCGACGCCAGCGCGATGTTCCTCGATGCCGAGCGCCGCGGCAGCCTGGACACCAGCCTGCGCGGCAAGCGCCCGGTCAACGTGCCCGAGCGCACCTTGAAGGCCCAGGCCCGCTACCGGGTGCCCCAGTGGGAGGGCTTGAGCCTGCTCGCTGCGCTGGTTCACGAAAGCAATCGCGAGGTGCTACCGGACAACAGCATCCACATCCCCTCCTGGACCCGCTATGACGTCGGCCTGGTGCAGGAGAACAAGTGGCAAGGCAGCACCCTGCGCTGGCGCGCCGGCGTGCAGAACGTGACCGACAAGCGGGCGTGGCGCGAGTCGCCCAACCAGTTCGGCCACGTCTACCTCTACCCGATGGCGCCAAGAACGTTTTTTGTTTCCTTGCAAACTGACTTGCAGTGATCTTAAGAATCTGCCTATAATCTCGGTCTCGATTCCCCGATAGCTCAGTCGGTAGAGCGCCGGACTGTTAATCCGTAGGTCCCTGGTTCGAGCCCAGGTCGGGGAGCCAAGAATGCTGAGTGAGCCTGTACCGAACAGGCTTCCTCGACTGAAGGCCTTGCGTTGATCGCAAGGCTTTTTCTCTCCCGGAGGCCAAGGGTGAGAGAAAAAGAGTCAGGCTTATAATTCATGCCTCCATTCCCCGATAGCTCAGTCGGTAGAGCGCCGGACTGTTAATCCGTAGGTCCCTGGTTCGAGCCCAGGTCGGGGAGCCAGACAAAGCCGCAAGTTCGCAAGGACTTGTGGCTTTTTTCTTGGTGTGTCGTGGCGCATGAGCGCTGCGGGTGCCGACGGGCACAATTGGCACCGCGCGATCGGCCCTGCGCAATGGGCCCACCGCTGCCGGCCGCGCCCTCCTCATACAGTGGATCTGGCACAGGCACGGCGCTCCTGACCCACCATGCCGCTTGTACGCATCTGGGCCGTAGACGGCGCGCTTTCCTCGGGCGTCGCCGCGCCGGTCGACATCTTCTTGGCCGCCAACCATCTGGCGACGCTCGGCAGCGACCCGGCGCCGCAAAGCCGCCTGTTGCAATGGAAGGTGGAGTCCCTCGATGGAAAGCCGGTCAGGACCGCCTCGGGCCAGATCCTCCCGGTCGACGGACAGATCAGTGGAAGTGCCAGTGCGGACGCCATCTGGCTGACCGGCCCCTTTGTCCCGGACGCCATCCGATTTCTTGCCTCCCGCCACGCCCTGGATCCGCTATTGGCTGCATTGCAGCGCCAGCACGAGCGCGGCGCCCTGCTGGCGACCTACTGCACCGGTTCGTTTCTCCTTGCCGAGGCCGGACTGCTGCATGGCAAGGCGGCCACCACGCACTGGTCGCAAGCCGCCACCTTCCGCTCACGCTATCCCGACGTGCGGCTGAAACCCGAAGAGATCGTCACTGAACAGGCAGGCATCCTGTGCAGCGCTGCCGTCACGTCCTACCACAACCTCGCCTTGCGCCTGGTGGAGAAACTGGCGCATGCCAAGCTGGCCATGGACACCGCCAAGCTCATGCTGATCGACAGGCACCGGGATCTGCAGAGCCCCTACGCCGGCGGGCTGCAGGGAGCCTTCGAGCATGGGGACGACCTCGTTGCGCAGGCGCAGCGGTGGATGGCCAAGCGCCTGAAGGAGGGCATCAGCATCTCCGAGCTCAGTCGCCAGTTGGCCGTCAGCGAGCGCACCTTGAACCGCCGGTTCAAGCAGGCACTCGGCGAGCCGCCTGTCAAACACCTGCAGTCGCTTCGCATCGAGATGGCCAAGCGACTGTTCGAGACCACACGGGCCACGTCTGAGGTGGTCTGCGGACGGATCGGCTACAGCGATGTCGCCACCTTCCGCGAATTGTTCAAGCGCCACACGGGAGTCACCCCCAGCGAGTACCGCCGACGCTTTGGCCGGCGCTGAGCGGCAAAGACCGGTCCTCAGGACGAAGGACGACGCGCCCCGGGGTTGGTTGGCCGAATCGCCCCCGAAGATGGCATTCCGGCCACTTCTGCCAAGGCGCCCCCTTCTTGATACTCGTTCTGCAGGCTGCACTGGCAGCAGTCCACAGCAACGACGTACCCACAAGGAAAGGAACCGCCATGCCGATGATCGATGTGTACATTCCGGACGGGGCCCTGGAGCCGGCTTCCGAGGCGACCCTGATGCGCGAGCTCACCGACCTCCTGATTCGCCACGAGGGCATGGACCCGACCCAGGAGCGCGTTCGCGATGTCACCTGGATCTTCGTCCACCGACCGGCACAGATCTATCGCTCAGGCGCTCCGGCGCCCGCCCCCATCTACCGCATCACGCCAACGGTTCCCGAGGGCCAGTACACCGACGAGGCACGCGCCGGCCTCGTGCGCGACGTCACCGCCGCGGTCGCCAGGGCGGAAGGTTCACCGCTCGAGGAGGTCGGCGCCCGGGTTTGGGTGTTTCCGACGGAGGTCGAGGATGGAGGCTGGGGCAGCCGAGGTGTCATACGGCGGCTGCCCGACATCATGGCGTTCTTCGGAGGTGCCGACGCCCGGGCGGTGGGCGTGGAGCGCCTTGCCAGAAAGCGCCGCGGTGACGCGATCGCGCTGCTGGAAGCGGCACTCGGCGCGGCGCGCGGCCATGGGTGAACGACCGATCCGGCGGGCGGCAAGCCGGGTGCCGCGGCCGCGTCGCCACGCGCGGGGTGGGCGCCTGCACGCATGCAGGCAGCCAGGCAGCCAGGCAGCCAGGCGCAGAAGTGTGCGCTTTTCGTACCCGCCCCCCTAGAAGGAGGAATACACCCTTTTGTAACGCCTCGCTAGACTTTCGCTTTCGCCGCACCAGAGGAGGTGGGGCGGTGGTTTAGAAGAGAATCAAATGGCAAACATCACTCCCAGCATCGCAGCCGTCGACGGACAAGGCATCGCAACCAAGGCCACCGAGGTGGCCCAGCTCGTGGCGGGCAAGCCCTATGTCTACGGCGGCAAGACGACGGACGGCTTCGACTGCTCGGGCTTCGTGGCCCACGTGCTCAAGCAGCTCTATCCGAACGCCGCTTCTGCATTCGAGACGAACGTGGCGGGCTACATGAACAGCAGCCTGTTCGAAGACGTGGACGAAGCCAATCGCCAGCCGGGCGACATCATCATCTTCCCGGCCTCGGGTGGCGCCGTGAACCACATCGGCTTCGTGCTCGATGCCGACCACTGGATTGGCTCACAGTCCAGCACCGGCGTCGCAAAGGTGAAGTTCAAGAACACCTATTGGGGCGGCCGCACCAAGAAGTACCGCCGCCTGAAGGCGAACTCGCCCAGCGCGACGACGCTGGGCCGGATGTCGATGTCCTTCGGAGCCTACGCATGACCCGACGCCGTCTGGCTCCCACCCTTGCCGTGGCCCTGTCCGGCCTGCTGCTGGCGCTCGGTCCGGCTCAGGCTTGCGAGGCGGCGCACGGTGCGCAGCATCAGCATGGGATGAAGGTCGCCAGCCACAGCGACAGCGCGCCTGTGCCCGAGGACCGGCAAGCGCCGGACGCCGTCTTCTCGAAAACGGCCTGGCGCATCGAGGCGGTGAGCTGCCCGGCCGGCTGCAGCGAGGAGACGCGGCGTTTTCTCGATGGCCTGAAAGGCAAGGAGGTGGCGCTCGGTGAGCAGACCTTCTCCGCGCCCTTCGCCGACAGTTGCGATGGCCAGCTGAGCGTGCGCCTGCAGTCCCTGCCAGCCAAGGACGTCGCGCAGCGTGTCAACCTCGGCCTGCCGCCGCGCAAGGCCAAGCTGACGCCGCGCCAGCTCGGCTTGCGCCAAGACCCGGTCAAGACCGGCTCGGTGAACTGCACCAGTGACAAGCTGGAATCGCCGCTGGCCACCTTGTTGTCGGTGGAGCCGGGCCGGGTGCTGGTGCTGTTCGAGCAGCAGTCGGTGATCGAGCTGCGCTAAGCAGCGAGGCCTTTGGGCAGCTTGAAAGCCTGCTCAAAGGCCGGCTGCCGCCTGGAGCTGCGCACCTGCCCTTCGGCAGTCGCTCGAGCGCCGCCGGGTCAACGGCCGATCCACTCGGCGGTACGGCGGCGTCGCCCCCCCGGGGCACGGGCGGTGTGCAGGCCACGGGTCGGCATCATCCGCCTGCCATGGCGCCTCGGACGCTGCTCCCTGCCGCGGCCAGCCGGCCGTGCAGCTCGGGTCGGGAGAGGTCTGCAGGGGCCTGGCCGCACACCGTGCGGCCTGCGGCCACCCCGATGATGCGCTGGCTCCGCCGGTGTCCACGCATCCGGGCCCGTGTCCGCAGGACATGCCCCCTCCTCTCTCACCAACTCGCGCCCAGCGACAGCTTCACCGTCCGCGGCGGCCCGGACAGGCTGCCATCCGGACGGCCGAACTCCGCCTGCGAGGTCTTGTACAGGTGGTAGTTGCGGGCGTTGAACAGGTTCAGCACGTCAGCCCGCAACCGCAGCTTCACGCCTTCGCGCACCGGGAATTCCTTGCCCAGCGCCACGTCCACCTGTCGGGTGCTGCCACGCTTGAACTGGTCGATGAAGAAGTGGTTGGCCCCCCGCGTCTCGTTGACGTAGTACTGGGGCCGGCCCGAGGCATAGCTCAGGCGCACCGAGCCCTCCAGGCCCCACCACGGCAGGTCGCGGATCAGCGCCGCCACCAGCTTGTGCTTGGACACCGCGGATGAGGGCTTCCAGCCATATCCCTTCAGGTCCGGATAGTCGAGTGCGTAGTGCTGCTCGAAGTCGCGGTTCTCCTTCGCACGGGAATAGGTGTAGGCCAGCGTCAGCCCCCAGCCACTCAGCCGGGTAT
This genomic stretch from Eleftheria terrae harbors:
- a CDS encoding TonB-dependent siderophore receptor, which produces MANHHPYSLRLTPVALACLLAPAAMAQASGPAELPEVTVRGQAPTSRAAVSGFGDLPLAKSPFQARVVPLDDLKDRGLTRLSDLTLLDASVSDSYNSQGYWDYLSVRGFTLDNKYNYRRDGLPISAETSIPLDNKASVELLKGTSGIQAGTSAPGGLVNHVVKRPQGRVRSLEIGYESPGTFGLAADVGERFGSEQRFGLRINAAYQHLDPHLRDAEGHRRLLAVAGDWQLTPDTVLEAEVELSKRSQPSQPGFSLLGDRLPRPVNPRINLNNQSWTQPVVMEGATGSLRLQHRLNADWKLTAHYGFQHLETDDRLAFPYGVYDADYNCNPCDRYAEDGSFTVWEFVSDNERRRTRSANVFADGRFSTGPLRHTARAGVLVSRHKVRGPVQVNDIAGTGTVDGRTQVPRSAGGPDQFTDRTERSTEFYLNDAIELAPRWTAWLGLRHTRLDRESVRTDGSRPTDYDQSFTTPWAALSYEFAPQHHAYASWGRGVESEVTPNRSDRYTNAGEALKPLKSRQVELGVKANAGRIDWGVSLFDIDRPIAGCSADSPCTWRFDGTARHRGLEGNFGMQWERWRFDASAMFLDAERRGSLDTSLRGKRPVNVPERTLKAQARYRVPQWEGLSLLAALVHESNREVLPDNSIHIPSWTRYDVGLVQENKWQGSTLRWRAGVQNVTDKRAWRESPNQFGHVYLYPMAPRTFFVSLQTDLQ
- a CDS encoding GlxA family transcriptional regulator, with translation MPLVRIWAVDGALSSGVAAPVDIFLAANHLATLGSDPAPQSRLLQWKVESLDGKPVRTASGQILPVDGQISGSASADAIWLTGPFVPDAIRFLASRHALDPLLAALQRQHERGALLATYCTGSFLLAEAGLLHGKAATTHWSQAATFRSRYPDVRLKPEEIVTEQAGILCSAAVTSYHNLALRLVEKLAHAKLAMDTAKLMLIDRHRDLQSPYAGGLQGAFEHGDDLVAQAQRWMAKRLKEGISISELSRQLAVSERTLNRRFKQALGEPPVKHLQSLRIEMAKRLFETTRATSEVVCGRIGYSDVATFRELFKRHTGVTPSEYRRRFGRR
- a CDS encoding tautomerase family protein — protein: MPMIDVYIPDGALEPASEATLMRELTDLLIRHEGMDPTQERVRDVTWIFVHRPAQIYRSGAPAPAPIYRITPTVPEGQYTDEARAGLVRDVTAAVARAEGSPLEEVGARVWVFPTEVEDGGWGSRGVIRRLPDIMAFFGGADARAVGVERLARKRRGDAIALLEAALGAARGHG
- a CDS encoding C40 family peptidase, encoding MANITPSIAAVDGQGIATKATEVAQLVAGKPYVYGGKTTDGFDCSGFVAHVLKQLYPNAASAFETNVAGYMNSSLFEDVDEANRQPGDIIIFPASGGAVNHIGFVLDADHWIGSQSSTGVAKVKFKNTYWGGRTKKYRRLKANSPSATTLGRMSMSFGAYA